In the genome of Chelmon rostratus isolate fCheRos1 chromosome 24, fCheRos1.pri, whole genome shotgun sequence, one region contains:
- the LOC121627296 gene encoding ETS translocation variant 5-like codes for MDGFYDQQVPFAVPESKCPVEGAERCLSDRKRKFMDTELAQDTEELFQDLSQLQEIWIAEAQVPDDEQFVPDFQSNNLMLHGLPVCKVKREPSPSKDLSPCRTPRADMCLYSYSACDNKPAGVKTLTPTPTPVQCGSTHPAGPPPKQRQLQPPAPQLTNNCPASHIPALSPSHHHRNLPQTNQQFVLPRPPISCPGGSISTEQRFQRQLSEPCLSFLPLEKTVNAPYQPPSRDGRPLYQRHLSEPLVPHGPRGFKQELVDPRYPEPGPPQPQTAFNHVTIKQEPRDFGFDSEVQTYQPPSFGKSSVLYQNNSVGFGHDREPRLYYDDTCVVPERLEAAKVKQEGLPYQRRGSLQLWQFLLTLLDNPANGHLIVWTGRNMEFKLIDPEEVARLWGIQKNRPAMNYDKLSRSLRYYYEKGIMQKVAGERYVYKFVCNPDALFSMAFPDHQRLSLKADPDAILPPSEEEGLPLPGYEEEGPYLAEGGEQCIRGLAFPEGYSY; via the exons ATGGATGGCTTTTATGATCAGCAGGTCCCTTTTGCGGTCCCTGAGAGC AAATGTCCCgtagagggagcagagagatgTCTCAGCGACCGGAAGAGGAAGTTCATGGACACAGAGCTGGCTCAGGACACAGAAG AGCTCTTTCAGGATCTGAGCCAGCTCCAGGAAATCTGGATCGCAGAAG CTCAGGTCCCTGATGACGAGCAGTTTGTTCCAGATTTCCAGTCCAATAACT tgatgcTTCATGGACTGCCGGTCTGCAAAGTGAAGCGAGAGCCCAGTCCGTCTAAAGACCTGTCTCCCTGCAGAACACCTCGTGCTGACATGTGCCTTTACAGTTACAG tgcCTGCGACAACAAGCCAGCTGGGGTCAAAACTCTGACTCCAACCCCCACGCCGGTGCAGTGTGGCTCCACCCATCCGGCTGGACCTCCACCCAAACAGAGGCAGTTACAACCTCCTGCCCCCCAACTGACCAATAACTGCCCTGCAAGCCACATTCCTGCCCTGAGCCCCTCCCACCATCACCGCAACCTCCCACAGACCAACCAGCAGTTTGTTCTGCCGCGTCCCCCCATTAGCTGCCCCGGTGGCTCTATCAGCACGGAGCAAAG GTTCCAGCGGCAGCTGTCGGAGCCCTGCttgtctttcctccctctggAGAAAACAGTGAACGCACCGTACCAGCCCCCGAGCCGGGACGGGCGGCCGCTGTACCAGCGTCACCTCTCGGAGCCCCTCGTCCCCCACGGCCCACGGGGTTTCAAGCAGGAGCTGGTGGATCCACGGTACCCGGAGCCGGGGCCACCCCAGCCCCAAACCGCCTTCAACCACGTCACAATCAAACAAGAGCCGCGAGACTTTGGCTTTgactcag AGGTCCAGACCTACCAGCCGCCGTCTTTTGGAAAGTCTTCGGTCTTGTACCAGAATAACAGTGTcg GGTTTGGTCATGACAGAGAGCCACGTTTGTACTATGACGACACTTGTGTCGTGCCAGAAAGGCTGGAAG CGGCCAAAGTGAAGCAGGAGGGTTTGCCGTACCAGCGTCGCGGCTCCCTGCAGCTCTGGCAGTTCCTGCTCACGCTGCTGGACAACCCGGCCAACGGACACCTGATTGTCTGGACGGGGCGAAACATGGAATTCAAACTAATCGATCCCGAAGAG GTGGCTCGGCTCTGGGGCATCCAAAAGAACCGACCGGCCATGAACTACGACAAGCTGAGCCGCTCGCTCAGATACTACTATGAGAAGGGCATCATGCAGAAG GTGGCCGGGGAACGGTATGTCTACAAGTTTGTATGCAACCCCGACGCACTCTTCTCCATGGCTTTCCCGGACCACCAGCGGCTGAGCCTCAAGGCCGACCCGGACGCCATCTTGCCCCCCAGCGAGGAGGAGGGCCTCCCCCTGCCCGGCTATGAGGAGGAGGGTCCGTACCTGGCTGAGGGAGGGGAGCAGTGCATCCGGGGACTGGCTTTCCCAGAGGGCTACTCATACTAG
- the LOC121627120 gene encoding gamma-crystallin S-1-like, which yields MERTGKIFFYEDKNFQGHYYECSSDCPELSSHLSRCNSIRVECGAWVIYERPHYVGYQYVLMRGEYPNYQSWNGFNDTIRSCRLLRHPSSRYRMRIYEHPDFSGQMIEFSDDVPNLLDRWRYRDVHSAQVQEGIWVFYEHPNYRGRQYLLEKGEYRRHSEWGALHPSVGSIRRVLDLDRT from the exons ATGGAGCGCACGGGAAAG ATCTTCTTCTACGAAGACAAGAACTTCCAGGGTCATTACTATGAATGCAGCAGTGACTGCCCCGAGCTCAGCTCCCACCTCAGCCGCTGCAACTCCATCCGGGTGGAGTGTGGGGCCTGGGTCATCTACGAGAGACCCCATTACGTCGGCTACCAGTACGTCCTCATGAGGGGGGAGTACCCCAACTACCAGAGCTGGAACGGCTTCAACGACACCATCCGCTCCTGTCGCCTCCTCAGACAC CCTTCCAGCAGGTACAGGATGCGCATCTACGAGCATCCTGACTTCAGCGGCCAGATGATCGAGTTCAGCGACGACGTGCCCAACCTGCTGGACCGTTGGCGCTACCGGGACGTCCACTCTGCTCAAGTCCAGGAAGGCATCTGGGTCTTCTACGAGCATCCGAACTACAGGGGGCGCCAGTACCTGCTGGAGAAGGGCGAATACAGACGGCACTCGGAGTGGGGGGCCCTTCATCCGTCTGTAGGTTCCATCAGACGTGTCTTGGACTTAGACAGGACGTAG
- the LOC121627382 gene encoding gamma-crystallin S-1-like: MEKIIFYEDRNFQGRFHECDSDSSDLHTYLSRCNSIRVEGGFWVIYERPNYMGYQYVLNPGEYPDYQRWLGINDTIRSCRIIRNVGNVWRMKVWERPNFEGQSMEVADNMPAFHERWHSREVHSCKVFDGAWVFYEQPNYRGRQYLLERGMYRRSTEWGGMQPTVGSIRRVKEH; the protein is encoded by the exons ATGGAGAAG ATCATCTTCTACGAGGACAGAAACTTCCAGGGTCGATTCCATGAGTGCGACAGTGACTCCAGCGACCTGCACACGTACCTCAGCCGCTGCAACTCCATCCGGGTGGAGGGAGGATTCTGGGTAATCTACGAGAGACCAAACTACATGGGCTACCAGTATGTGCTGAACCCAGGAGAGTACCCAGACTACCAGCGCTGGCTGGGCATCAACGACACCATCAGATCCTGTCGCATTATTCGGAAC GTGGGGAATGTGTGGAGGATGAAGGTTTGGGAGAGGCCAAACTTCGAGGGCCAGTCGATGGAGGTGGCGGACAACATGCCCGCCTTCCACGAGCGCTGGCACAGCCGCGAAGTCCACTCCTGCAAGGTTTTCGACGGTGCCTGGGTCTTCTACGAGCAACCCAATTACAGGGGGCGCCAGTACCTGCTGGAGAGGGGCATGTACAGACGGTCCACGGAGTGGGGGGGCATGCAGCCAACTGTTGGATCCATCCGCCGGGTTAAGGAACACTAG
- the LOC121627376 gene encoding gamma-crystallin M2-like has translation MGKITFFEEKKFQGRCYNCSSDCADLHTYFSRCNSIRVESGVWVIYEKPNYKGFQYILSPGEYADNQQWMAFSDNVKSCRAIKNVYGSAWKLRLYERPDFEGQMVECSDDCPSVYDTYKLREAYSCVVTDGAWVFYDLPNYRGHQYLLERGEYRQHGDWGASSPGVGSFRRITEF, from the exons ATGGGGAAG ATCACATTCTTTGAGGAGAAGAAATTCCAGGGCCGCTGCTACAACTGTAGCAGCGACTGCGCCGACCTGCACACATACTTCAGCCGCTGCAACTCCATCAGGGTGGAGAGCGGCGTGTGGGTGATCTACGAGAAACCCAACTACAAGGGGTTCCAGTACATCCTCAGCCCTGGAGAGTATGCCGACAACCAGCAGTGGATGGCCTTCAGCGACAACGTCAAATCCTGCCGCGCCATAAAGAAT GTTTATGGCAGCGCGTGGAAGCTGAGGCTGTACGAAAGGCCCGACTTCGAAGGGCAGATGGTGGAGTGCTCTGATGACTGTCCCTCAGTCTACGACACCTACAAGCTGCGTGAGGCCTACTCCTGCGTGGTGACCGACGGTGCCTGGGTTTTCTACGACCTCCCCAACTACAGGGGCCACCAGTACCTCCTGGAGCGCGGCGAGTACCGGCAGCACGGCGACTGGGGGGCGTCCTCGCCTGGCGTTGGCTCCTTCCGCAGGATCACAGAGTTTTAA
- the LOC121627581 gene encoding gamma-crystallin M3-like isoform X2: MTMGRIIFYEDRNFQGRSYETSNDCPELTSYLSRCNSCRVESGLFMVYEKPNFMGHQMLVRRGEYPDNQRLMGMSMSDCIRSSRMIPMHRGPFRMRIYERENFGGQMHELSDDCDNMMDRFRMSDCQSCNVMDGHWLMFEQPNYRGRMLYLRPGEYRNLRDMGMSNMTRFSSIRRIMDSC, encoded by the exons ATGACCATGGGGAGG ATCATATTCTATGAGGACCGTAACTTCCAGGGTCGCTCCTATGAGACCAGCAACGACTGCCCCGAGCTCACCTCCTACTTGAGCAGGTGTAACTCCTGCAGGGTGGAGAGCGGCCTCTTCATGGTCTACGAGAAGCCCAACTTCATGGGCCATCAGATGCTGGTGAGGAGGGGCGAGTATCCGGACAACCAGCGCCTGATGGGAATGAGCATGAGCGACTGCATCAGGTCCAGTCGCATGATCCCCATG CACAGGGGACCCTTCCGGATGAGGATCTACGAAAGGGAGAACTTCGGAGGCCAGATGCACGAGCTGTCGGACGACTGCGACAACATGATGGACCGTTTCCGGATGTCTGACTGCCAGTCCTGCAACGTGATGGACGGCCACTGGCTGATGTTCGAGCAGCCCAACTACAGAGGCAGGATGCTGTACCTCAGGCCAGGGGAGTACAGGAACCTCAGAGACATGGGGATGAGCAACATGACGAGGTTCAGCTCCATCAGGCGCATCATGGACTCCTGTTAA
- the LOC121627581 gene encoding gamma-crystallin M3-like isoform X1: protein MGNGGIMDRIIFYEDRNFQGRSYETSNDCPELTSYLSRCNSCRVESGLFMVYEKPNFMGHQMLVRRGEYPDNQRLMGMSMSDCIRSSRMIPMHRGPFRMRIYERENFGGQMHELSDDCDNMMDRFRMSDCQSCNVMDGHWLMFEQPNYRGRMLYLRPGEYRNLRDMGMSNMTRFSSIRRIMDSC from the exons ATGGGTAATGGTGGGATAATGGACAGG ATCATATTCTATGAGGACCGTAACTTCCAGGGTCGCTCCTATGAGACCAGCAACGACTGCCCCGAGCTCACCTCCTACTTGAGCAGGTGTAACTCCTGCAGGGTGGAGAGCGGCCTCTTCATGGTCTACGAGAAGCCCAACTTCATGGGCCATCAGATGCTGGTGAGGAGGGGCGAGTATCCGGACAACCAGCGCCTGATGGGAATGAGCATGAGCGACTGCATCAGGTCCAGTCGCATGATCCCCATG CACAGGGGACCCTTCCGGATGAGGATCTACGAAAGGGAGAACTTCGGAGGCCAGATGCACGAGCTGTCGGACGACTGCGACAACATGATGGACCGTTTCCGGATGTCTGACTGCCAGTCCTGCAACGTGATGGACGGCCACTGGCTGATGTTCGAGCAGCCCAACTACAGAGGCAGGATGCTGTACCTCAGGCCAGGGGAGTACAGGAACCTCAGAGACATGGGGATGAGCAACATGACGAGGTTCAGCTCCATCAGGCGCATCATGGACTCCTGTTAA
- the LOC121627583 gene encoding gamma-crystallin M3-like has product MGRIIFYEDRNFQGRSYECSTDCSDIHMHLNRCNSCRVEHGCFVVYDRPNFMGNQVFLRRGEYSDFQRMGSMMGMMGMAMMDNIRSCRMIPMHRGQFRMRIYERENFGGQTQELMDDCESLQDRYYMSDCQSCNVMDGHWLMFEQANYRGRMIYVRPGEYRNLREMGMSNMTRVSSIRRIMDIC; this is encoded by the exons ATGGGCAGG ATTATTTTCTATGAGGACAGGAACTTCCAGGGTCGGTCCTATGAATGCAGCACTGACTGCTCCGACATCCACATGCACCTGAACCGCTGCAACTCCTGCAGGGTGGAACACGGGTGCTTCGTGGTGTACGACCGGCCCAACTTCATGGGTAATCAGGTGTTCTTGAGGAGAGGGGAGTACTCCGATTTTCAGCGCATGGGGAGCATGATGGGCATGATGGGCATGGCGATGATGGATAACATTCGCTCTTGTCGCATGATCCCCATG CACAGGGGACAGTTCAGGATGAGGATCTATGAAAGGGAGAACTTCGGAGGCCAGACGCAAGAGCTGATGGACGACTGCGAGTCCCTCCAGGATCGGTACTATATGTCTGACTGCCAGTCCTGCAACGTGATGGACGGCCACTGGCTGATGTTCGAGCAGGCCAACTACCGAGGCCGTATGATATACGTGAGGCCAGGAGAGTACAGGAACCTCCGCGAGATGGGTATGAGCAACATGACAAGAGTCAGCTCCATCAGACGCATCATGGATATCTGCTGA
- the LOC121627172 gene encoding gamma-crystallin M3-like, translating into MSGKIIFFEGRNFQGRSYECISDCSEIASHLSRCSSCRVESGTFMVYDQPNYMGQQYLLTTGEYPEYQNTIGFNDCIQSCRIIPAHKGPFKMRIYERPDFEGQMHELTDDCDSIQDHYHMSDMQSCHVVEGYWLMFEQPNYEGKMFYLRPGKYRNLGELSSDDMRFNSVRRITETV; encoded by the exons ATGAGCGGAAAG ATCATCTTCTTCGAGGGGAGAAACTTCCAGGGCCGCTCATACGAGTGCATCAGCGACTGCTCTGAAATCGCCTCTCACCTGAGCCGATGCAGCTCCTGCAGGGTGGAGAGTGGGACGTTCATGGTCTATGACCAGCCCAACTACATGGGCCAGCAGTACCTGCTGACCACAGGGGAGTACCCCGAGTATCAGAACACCATCGGCTTCAATGACTGCATCCAGTCCTGCCGCATTATCCCCGCG CACAAGGGACCCTTTAAGATGAGGATCTACGAGAGACCTGACTTTGAAGGCCAGATGCATGAGCTGACCGACGACTGCGACTCCATTCAGGATCACTATCACATGTCGGACATGCAGTCCTGCCACGTGGTGGAAGGCTACTGGCTGATGTTCGAGCAGCCGAACTATGAGGGCAAGATGTTTTACCTGAGACCAGGAAAATACAGGAACCTCGGCGAGCTGAGCAGCGATGATATGAGGTTCAATTCAGTCAGGCGCATCACAGAGACCGTCTAG